A portion of the Pseudomonas sp. GR 6-02 genome contains these proteins:
- a CDS encoding class I SAM-dependent methyltransferase, translating into MKSSPLNSEKFDTSRANEYGRQSRIALAGYDACQDLAACMLAASLGTARSAKILVVGAGGTAQEIVAMAKLEPGWRFTAVDPSEPMLEAAKQQLEANNLLERTAMHLGHVEDLAADESYDAATLIGVLHHLDGDETKRQILRSIRAHLKPGAPLIVAGNQYAYASQPLLLAAWGQRWRQHGASPDEVKVKLGKILQGADPPHSEAAVQKLLHDAGFGDATRFFSSLFWGAWLTCKVV; encoded by the coding sequence TTGAAATCATCCCCTCTCAACTCAGAAAAATTTGATACCTCACGAGCCAATGAGTACGGACGACAGAGCCGTATTGCGCTAGCAGGATATGACGCCTGCCAAGACTTGGCGGCGTGCATGCTGGCGGCAAGCCTGGGCACTGCACGTTCGGCAAAAATACTTGTAGTTGGCGCTGGCGGTACGGCGCAGGAAATTGTTGCTATGGCCAAGCTTGAGCCGGGTTGGCGCTTCACGGCCGTTGATCCGTCCGAGCCGATGTTGGAGGCTGCAAAGCAGCAATTAGAGGCAAACAACTTGCTTGAAAGAACGGCCATGCATCTTGGGCATGTTGAAGACCTGGCAGCAGACGAGTCATACGACGCAGCGACCTTGATCGGGGTACTCCATCATCTCGATGGAGATGAAACCAAGCGACAAATTTTACGATCCATTCGGGCTCATCTAAAACCGGGGGCGCCGCTGATAGTCGCGGGGAATCAATACGCTTATGCCAGCCAGCCGCTACTGCTTGCGGCTTGGGGGCAGCGGTGGCGGCAGCATGGAGCCAGCCCGGATGAAGTGAAGGTCAAGCTTGGGAAAATCCTTCAAGGCGCTGATCCTCCACATTCCGAGGCGGCGGTTCAAAAACTCTTGCATGACGCCGGATTTGGAGACGCTACCCGTTTCTTCAGCAGCCTTTTCTGGGGGGCGTGGTTGACGTGCAAAGTGGTCTGA
- a CDS encoding AraC family transcriptional regulator, with protein sequence MAYMSSKLSGQSPEVFHLETSDTSGYAVDWHAHDCHMLLLPRQGGLFLSTESSQTSHVSPQLFSFVPADFAHATQAAPGREKHMTLYVDPSYIKHQGQMNGYSGFAKQVNRSGIWQGTETLESILRLYDQLQGSASAEAFQRQLPHLNHLLFEECARVIACQQTQPQPSEHQQQATLVRDIQRYIQENLETDLDIESIGHEFHLSRRHLTRIFKDITGETLLDFTNRTRVETAARLVSCTSLSILEVSLAVGLDSPSYLARLFKRHLGLTPSGLRKPR encoded by the coding sequence ATGGCCTACATGTCGTCCAAGCTCAGTGGTCAGTCGCCCGAAGTGTTTCACTTGGAGACTAGCGACACCAGTGGCTACGCCGTGGATTGGCACGCCCATGACTGTCATATGCTGCTGTTACCACGCCAGGGTGGGCTATTCCTGTCGACCGAAAGCAGCCAGACTTCTCACGTTTCGCCCCAGTTGTTTTCCTTTGTGCCGGCAGACTTTGCACACGCAACCCAAGCGGCTCCGGGGCGGGAGAAACATATGACCTTGTATGTCGATCCCTCTTACATCAAACATCAAGGACAGATGAACGGTTACAGCGGTTTCGCCAAACAGGTAAATCGATCGGGGATCTGGCAAGGAACAGAGACGCTGGAAAGTATCTTGCGCCTGTACGACCAACTGCAAGGCAGTGCATCTGCGGAGGCCTTTCAGCGCCAATTACCCCATCTCAATCATCTGCTCTTCGAGGAGTGCGCGCGGGTTATCGCTTGTCAGCAGACTCAGCCGCAGCCGAGTGAACATCAGCAGCAGGCGACGCTGGTTCGCGACATACAGCGCTACATTCAGGAGAATCTGGAAACAGATTTGGATATTGAGTCGATTGGGCATGAGTTCCACCTGTCACGGCGTCACCTTACTCGTATCTTCAAAGACATTACGGGCGAAACCCTGCTGGATTTCACCAACCGCACCCGAGTGGAAACGGCCGCCCGGCTTGTTTCATGCACTTCACTATCGATCCTCGAAGTCAGCCTCGCGGTAGGCCTGGACTCCCCCTCATACCTTGCTCGACTGTTCAAGCGCCACCTGGGTCTAACCCCAAGCGGGCTACGCAAACCCCGCTAA
- a CDS encoding helix-turn-helix domain-containing protein, whose translation MNDVDVVEVFKSSQGGDKRVSIAIGAAGLGAEPIMTMACANLRLIATNNGPGRLSYWQERKAKEVMMENLDCGIQVSAVAKECSLSRSHFSRAFKNATGHSPRDWLQLARLTRAKEFLEQTDFSISQVGLECGFADQAHFTRMFSSKFNMPPGKWRTQKKSQL comes from the coding sequence ATGAACGACGTGGACGTTGTAGAAGTCTTCAAGTCCAGCCAGGGAGGCGACAAACGGGTATCCATCGCAATCGGTGCCGCCGGGCTGGGCGCTGAGCCGATCATGACGATGGCATGCGCCAATCTGCGACTCATAGCGACCAATAACGGGCCGGGCAGACTGAGTTATTGGCAGGAGCGAAAAGCAAAAGAAGTCATGATGGAAAACCTTGATTGCGGCATTCAGGTTTCGGCCGTAGCCAAGGAGTGTTCCTTGTCACGAAGTCACTTCTCCCGAGCTTTCAAGAATGCTACGGGCCACTCCCCACGTGATTGGCTTCAGCTTGCAAGATTAACCCGAGCGAAAGAATTCCTTGAGCAAACTGATTTTTCTATTTCTCAAGTGGGGTTGGAGTGCGGGTTTGCTGATCAAGCCCATTTCACCCGAATGTTCTCCAGTAAATTCAATATGCCCCCAGGAAAGTGGCGGACACAAAAAAAGTCCCAGCTGTAG
- a CDS encoding phytanoyl-CoA dioxygenase family protein — MTDREQLHRDGFALLRGAIPAEWLGDLRAVFDAGVKPADQWPVPRGMDWRHSLLDSDSKIQAVCRLPELLTVVGELIGERFFLSQVEGREPLAGGGHQQLHRDLSVQRPGDIVNAIAYFDDYGPENGATRIVPGSHRPDQEAPPYDFNDESRSVQLSGSAGDILVFDADLVHAGSLNSIGARRRSILISYFSEPLYASHLETVSLRSIRMDTTDRFDPSDFTCSSHQK, encoded by the coding sequence ATGACTGACCGCGAACAACTCCATCGAGATGGCTTTGCGCTGCTCCGTGGAGCGATCCCGGCCGAGTGGCTGGGTGACCTTCGTGCCGTGTTCGATGCGGGCGTGAAGCCGGCGGACCAATGGCCAGTGCCGCGTGGCATGGATTGGCGCCATTCGCTGCTGGATTCTGATTCGAAGATTCAGGCGGTGTGTCGTCTGCCGGAGCTGCTGACGGTGGTGGGTGAGCTGATCGGAGAGCGGTTTTTCCTCTCGCAGGTGGAGGGTCGCGAGCCCCTTGCAGGTGGCGGTCATCAGCAGCTGCACCGCGACTTGTCGGTCCAACGGCCAGGCGACATTGTGAACGCTATTGCTTACTTCGACGATTATGGCCCCGAGAACGGCGCAACACGTATCGTTCCCGGCAGCCATCGCCCTGACCAGGAAGCGCCGCCATACGACTTCAATGACGAGTCCCGGTCCGTGCAGCTTTCAGGCTCCGCGGGTGACATCCTGGTGTTTGATGCCGATTTAGTGCATGCGGGCAGTCTGAACTCGATCGGCGCACGCCGACGCTCCATCCTGATCAGCTATTTTTCGGAGCCTTTATACGCGTCACACCTGGAAACGGTGAGCCTGCGCAGTATCCGGATGGACACGACCGATCGGTTCGACCCTTCGGACTTTACCTGCTCAAGCCATCAAAAATAG